From Oryza sativa Japonica Group chromosome 4, ASM3414082v1, one genomic window encodes:
- the LOC112938690 gene encoding protein ALP1-like, with protein sequence MSTESQDNSSHSDESITSEKLDDMTWEEINDPMEAQLEARLEAQLEARLMAHLAGSSNQLGGYTRRYISRDHEDDHNRLFAKYFSESPLYTDDQFRRRFRMRRHLFLRIVQALGVWSPYFRLRRDAFGKVGLSPLQKCTAAMRMLAYGTPADLMDETFGVAESTAMECMINFVQGVRHLFGEQYLRRPTVEDIQRLLQFGEAHGFPGMLGSIDCMHWEWQSCPVAWKGQFTRGDYGVPTIMLEAVASLDLWIWHAFFGAAGSNNDINVLDQSPLFTEMIQGRAPPVQFTINGTQYNMGYYLTDRIYPEWAAFAKSITRPRSAKHKLYAQRQESARKDVERAFGVLQKRWAIIRHPARIWEREELADIMYACIILHNMIVEDERGSYDIPDDNTYEQGQYYPQMTGLDHGPIYGFQEVLEQNKAIHDRQTHRRLKGDLIEHVWQKFSGQQQ encoded by the coding sequence ATGTCCACTGAGTCACAAGATAATTCTAGTCATTCCGATGAGTCCATCACTAGTGAGAAGCTTGATGATATGACATGGGAAGAAATTAATGACCCTATGGAAGCTCAGCTTGAAGCTCGGTTGGAAGCTCAACTTGAAGCGAGATTGATGGCTCACCTAGCTGGTAGCTCTAATCAGCTGGGGGGCTACACAAGGAGGTACATTAGTAGAGATCATGAAGATGACCACAACAGATTATTTGCTAAATATTTTTCTGAGAGTCCATTGTACACCGATGATCAGTTTCGGAGGAGATTTCGCATGAGAAGGCATCTTTTTTTGCGCATTGTACAAGCTCTTGGTGTTTGGTCTCCATATTTTCGTCTAAGGCGAGATGCATTTGGCAAGGTGGGTCTATCACCATTGCAAAAATGCACCGCTGCCATGCGAATGTTGGCATATGGTACACCAGCTGATCTTATGGATGAGACCTTTGGGGTTGCAGAAAGTACAGCAATGGAGTGCATGATCAATTTTGTTCAAGGTGTGCGGCATTTATTTGGTGAACAATATTTGCGCAGGCCTACCGTGGAGGATATTCAACGTTTACTTCAATTTGGAGAGGCACATGGATTTCCTGGGATGTTGGGGAGTATTGATTGCATGCATTGGGAATGGCAAAGTTGTCCGGTTGCATGGAAGGGCCAATTCACACGTGGTGACTATGGAGTACCCACTATTATGCTTGAAGCAGTTGCTTCTTTAGATTTATGGATTTGGCATGCTTTCTTTGGTGCTGCTGGTTCAAACAATGATATTAATGTATTGGACCAGTCTCCATTATTCACTGAAATGATACAAGGAAGAGCACCTCCTGTTCAGTTTACCATAAATGGTACACAATATAACATGGGATACTATTTAACTGATAGAATTTATCCGGAGTGGGCTGCATTTGCCAAATCAATCACCAGGCCCCGAAGTGCTAAGCACAAATTATATGCCCAACGTCAAGAATCAGCAAGAAAAGATGTGGAAAGAGCCTTTGGGGTTTTGCAAAAACGTTGGGCCATCATACGTCACCCGGCGCGTATTTGGGAAAGGGAAGAGCTTGCAGATATAATGTATGCCTGCATTATTTTGCACAACATGATAGTTGAGGATGAGAGAGGCTCATATGATATACCGGATGACAATACATATGAACAAGGGCAGTATTATCCTCAAATGACAGGGCTTGACCATGGACCAATATATGGATTTCAAGAAGTTTTAGAGCAAAACAAGGCTATCCATGACCGACAAACACATCGGCGTCTGAAGGGAGATTTGATAGAGCACGTGTGGCAGAAATTTAGTGGTCAGCAACAATAA